The Thermoproteota archaeon genome includes a window with the following:
- a CDS encoding ABC transporter ATP-binding protein — MEGIVKRFPGVLANDHVNFELLPGEIHALLGENGAGKTTLMNILYGIYQPDDGKIFVKGKKVRIRSPRDAIRLGIGMVHQHFLLVDKHTVAENLAMGYARSFLNPLREVKDRIRDFAEKYGIQVDPDAYIWQLSVGEQQKVEIVKALYAGADILILDEPTSVLTPQEARDLFNVLRRMKEDGKGIVFITHKLSEVFEVADRVTVMRRGRVVGTLRVEEATKESLARMMVGRDVVFELEKVLGKPGRPVLEVKDLVVLGDRGREAVKGVSFEVREGEIFGVAGVAGNGQRELVQAIVGLRRVKSGSVSVMGVDATNKSPREIAELGVGHIPEERLKFGIVPDMSVAENSVLKSYYRPPYRRGLLLDYGEIRRTAESLINEYEIAVPSPDTQARLLSGGNMQKLIVGREIRRDPKLIVASNPTFGLDVGATEYIRKLLLKKRDEGRAILLVSGDLDEVIQLSDRIAVMFEGRFVGVVRPEEVTREEIGLMMSGSEVL; from the coding sequence GGGGAAATCCATGCCCTTTTGGGTGAGAACGGGGCCGGGAAAACAACTCTCATGAACATACTCTACGGCATATATCAGCCGGACGATGGGAAGATCTTCGTAAAGGGGAAGAAAGTTAGGATACGCAGCCCTAGGGATGCGATAAGACTTGGAATAGGGATGGTGCATCAACACTTCCTTTTGGTGGACAAGCACACCGTGGCCGAGAATCTAGCCATGGGTTACGCTAGGAGCTTCCTCAATCCCCTGAGAGAGGTAAAGGATAGGATAAGAGACTTCGCCGAGAAGTACGGGATCCAGGTGGATCCCGACGCCTACATTTGGCAGCTCTCGGTGGGGGAGCAGCAGAAGGTGGAGATAGTGAAAGCCCTCTATGCAGGGGCGGACATCCTCATCTTGGACGAGCCCACCTCGGTTCTCACGCCCCAGGAGGCCAGGGATCTCTTCAATGTGCTCAGGAGGATGAAGGAAGACGGAAAGGGCATCGTCTTCATCACGCACAAGCTCTCAGAGGTCTTCGAGGTGGCGGACAGGGTTACGGTCATGAGGAGGGGAAGGGTAGTTGGCACGCTCAGGGTGGAAGAGGCGACCAAGGAATCGCTGGCTAGGATGATGGTGGGGAGGGATGTGGTCTTCGAGCTGGAGAAGGTGCTTGGCAAGCCAGGAAGGCCGGTCCTCGAGGTTAAGGACCTCGTCGTCCTCGGTGATAGGGGGAGAGAGGCCGTCAAGGGCGTCAGCTTCGAGGTGAGGGAGGGCGAGATATTCGGCGTCGCTGGAGTAGCGGGGAATGGACAGAGAGAGCTGGTGCAAGCTATAGTGGGATTGAGGAGGGTGAAATCCGGCTCCGTGAGTGTGATGGGGGTGGATGCTACCAATAAATCGCCCCGAGAGATCGCCGAGCTGGGTGTCGGACACATTCCGGAGGAGAGGCTAAAGTTCGGCATAGTCCCCGACATGAGCGTCGCGGAGAACTCCGTGCTGAAGAGCTACTACAGGCCACCTTACAGGAGAGGTCTGCTACTCGACTACGGCGAGATAAGGAGGACCGCCGAGTCTCTCATAAACGAGTACGAGATAGCCGTCCCCTCACCTGACACGCAGGCCAGGCTCCTCTCAGGAGGTAACATGCAGAAGCTCATAGTGGGGAGGGAGATAAGGAGGGACCCCAAACTCATAGTGGCCTCCAACCCGACCTTTGGCTTGGATGTGGGAGCCACAGAGTACATAAGAAAACTCCTTCTCAAGAAAAGGGACGAGGGAAGGGCCATCCTCCTTGTATCGGGCGACTTGGACGAGGTGATCCAGCTCAGCGATCGCATAGCTGTGATGTTCGAGGGTAGGTTCGTGGGAGTAGTCAGGCCGGAGGAAGTGACGAGGGAGGAGATCGGCCTCATGATGTCCGGATCGGAGGTGCTCTGA